The sequence TTGCTATAAAATTGGTTGAAAAAATGGTGGCATTCTTCCACTCTTCTTAACATCAACCAGGTACAATTTTTTCATCTTTAAAGCGAGTATAACCAGCAATGCCCCTACCAACTGTCAAAATACCCATCCAACGGCTGCCCCACGGCAAGCATCTTGCTTTGCCCCAACCCGCAACCACCCAAAGTGCGGGGATGGATTTATGTGCCGCCATCGATAAACCTATCACCATCCAGCCAGGCAAAAGGGCGTTGGTCCCAACCGGCATTGCCATAGCCCTACCCGCGGATTGTGAGGCACAAATACGCCCAAGGTCAGGTCTTGCGTTGAAACACGGGGTTACCATCTTAAACAGCCCCGGTACAATCGATGCGGATTATCGCGGAGAAATTGGTGTCATTTTGATCAATCACGGCGAGCAGCCGTTTGTAGTTGAGCCAGGGCAGCGGATTGCCCAAATGGTCATTGCCGTTTATCAGCGAGCTATTTGGCAAGAAGCCGAAGAACTGTCTAATACAGAGCGGGGTACCGGCGGATTCGGTTCAACCGGCGTGCAGCATCCGCGGCTGAAAACCTAATTTCTATCCTTAGCCTTAATCACTCTTATCACGAAGATGGATGATTTAACATATGATCCCGCCCCTTAATGATCAGCAACTAGAACGTTATTCGCGCCAAATTATTTTGGATGAAATCGGCGAAGAAGGCCAGCAACGTTTGCTAGGGGCGAAGGTTTTGGTCATCGGTGCCGGGGGGCTTGGCTCCCCTGTCCTGCTATATCTGGCGGCGGCTGGCATCGGCCAATTAGGGGTGGTGGATGATGATGTTGTTGATCGCTCCAACCTTCAACGTCAAATTATCCATACCACCGCAAGAATTGGACAAAATAAGGCTTACAGTGCCGCCCAAACCCTAGGTTCCCTAAACCCTGACATCCAACTTCATATTCATCCTGAACGGATCACTGCACAAAATATCCGCCCCATTTTTTCACCCTACGATTTAATTATTGATGGCAGTGACAATTTCCCCACCCGTTATCTCGTTCATGATGTTTGTTTCTTTTTGGGAAAACCCTTGCTATCTGCAGCCCTTTTACGTTTTGAAGGGCAGATAACCACTTGGAAAGGCTATCTGGGCCATCCCCATCCCTGTTATCGGTGTCTTTTCCCAGAAGCACCCGCCACAGGAACGGTCCCCAGATGCCAAACGGCCGGGATCTTAGGTTCGGTTGCTGCAACCTTAGGATCAATGCTTGCCACCGAAACAGTCAAAGAAATTTTGGGTTTAGGCACCAGCTTATCTGGCCTGATGCTGCTTTACGATGCCTTGGAACCAAGTGTACAACAGATACGTTTAGAAAAACAATCATCATGCCATTTTTGCAACCGCCCCCAATCTTGGCAAAATATTTTAAAAGAAGAAAAACAACGGATTGATGGTTGCCAAATTCCTTGACTCTGATAAAGATAAAATGATGAGCCGTTCCGGCAGTAAAAATAATTAATCTTGGGAAAATGATTAAAAGATGAAATTGTTCCGTTATACCCTTTTATCGATGGCTGTTTTTTTATCTACTATAAGTAGCATTTTATTGTTGGGGTTGCTTCCTTCCTCTTTAAAGGCCCAAGAACCTTTCCAGCCTTATTTTGCATCGTTAAGATATGAAAAAGTTAACCTGCGCACAGGTCCCGGCATGCAATATGTGGTGGAATGGATCTACCAGCGCAAACTGACCCCCGTGGAAGTGGTCAATAAATATAAGGATTGGCTGCAAATCCGTGATGTGGAGAAAACAACCGGGTGGGTCAGGCAAGATCAGGTGACATCTAACCGTACGGCCATTACGACGACGATCACCCTCTTGTACCGAGACAACAATGTGGATAGCGCAACCCTTGCAAGAATTGAGGCGGGCGTTTTTGTCAGTTTAGAAAAATGTGTTGTGGCTTTTTGCCAAATCCGGGTGAAAGATTACCAAGGTTGGATCGTTCGCCAACATTTATGGGGAATTTATGCCCAAGAAACCTTAAATTAAACAGCGAAACCAGCTTTCCCGTCAGGAGTTGGGTAAAGTTGGTTAAATAAATATTCTTTAAATAACAATTTTATTTTTTGAAACCCTTGACTGGAAAATCAAGAATGGTTAGATTGTCCAGCCAAATATGTAGTAACTATTATAGAGAGAAAGACCAAGATGGCGCACAGCTTATCAGCCAAAAAAAGAATTCGTCAGACCCTGAAACGCACGGAAATCAACAAATCCAATACCAGCCGCATGCGCACTTTTGTAAAAAAAGTTGAAACTGCTATCGCCGGTCAAAATAAAGATGAAGCCCGCCAGGCTTTACAAGAGGCCCAACCGGAAATTCACCGCTCCGTCACCAAAGGCATTTTGCATCGTAATACCGCTGCCCGCAAGCTGTCCAGGTTGTCTGCCCGCATTAAAGCTTTGTCATAACCACAATTTGGATTAAGCTTTTTTATTTTTCAGAAATCAGGGTTTTTCTCAGGGTGCGCTTGTGCTTTGCCTTTTTATTATTCCCTGATTTCGTATCAATAATAAAAATTTATTTTAAAAAGTCTTGACTCTTCCCCTTTAGAATTTGTTTAGTAGGGGGAGGATAAAAAAGCGATTATTAGATCATCGTATTTTTGATCCCCTTCATTGGATCATTCAGAAATTTGAACATTTCCTGATTATAAGGATTAGCAGTATGTATGCGGGTGACCTGACCCCCAAGCAAGCCTGGGAATATTTGCTTTCCAACCCATCCGTGGAATTGGTTGACGTACGCACAGATGGCGAATGGCTGCAAGATGGCGTGCCTGACTTATCCGCCCTTAATCGCCCTGTACATTTTCTAAGCTGGAATGCAAAAGCTTTAGAAAAACCTTCCTATTTTATTCAGGCACTTCAGGAACTATCTTTTACCAGCACCACCCCTTTGTTATTTTTATGCCGCAGCGGCGGACGTTCAAAATCCGCAGCTTTTTTAGCGTCTAATAACGGCTTCTCAAAAGCCTATAATATCCAAGGGGGATTTTTAGGGCATTTATCTTCGTTTGCCCATGAAGCTTCAACCCCAGGCTGGAAGCAACAGGGCTTACCGTGGGGATTACATAAGAATGGTTGAAAATTTGACGGCTATTCGCGACCATAAAGTGACGCTGATTGCCAGCCAATGGGAAAAAATCCAAGGCCGGATGCGCAAAGAATTTGGCGATGTGATTTATCGAAGCTGGCTGAAACCATTATCCTTATTAAGCAGGGATGGCGGTTCCGTGCGTTTATCGGTCTCCACCCGTTTTATCCGTGACTGGGTTACTTCCCATTATTTAGAAAAATTACGCCAATTATGGATCGTTGAGGATGCGTCCGTTAAAGATGTTGCGATCGTTTTGGAAGATTCACCCCACCGCAATATCGATCAGTCTGCCCAACTCAACGCTGAGGATCCTGTAGGCCAGTCTTATGCCCAAGGTCATTTGCAAGTTATCCAGGGTTCGGTAAATAAGACATCCCCCTCTTCCCTCTTAAGCACCCAGCAGCACCGGGAAGAATTAGGTGTAAGGTTGGATCCCCGTTTTACTTTCGATCATTTTATTGTCGGGAAATCGAACGAACTGGCGTACAGCGCCGCAAGACGGGTGGCTGAATCGGCGACTGTTTCCTATAATCCCCTATTCTTGTATGGGGGCGTTGGGCTTGGCAAAACCCACCTCATGCACGCCATTGCCTGGCATATCAGGCAAATATCACCGGAACGCCGTGTTTTATACATGTCGGCAGAAAAATTTATGTACCAGTTTATCAAAGCTTTACGGCATAAAGATACCTTTTCTTTTAAAGAGGAGTTCCGCTCCGTTGATGTTTTAATGATTGATGATGTCCAGTTTATTTGTGGCAAAGATTCAACCCAAGAAGAATTTTTTCATACCTTCAATGAATTGGTGGATAAAAACCATCAAGTAGTTGTTTCAGCCGACAAGTCGCCTGCAAATTTAGAGGGCCTTGAAGAGCGGATGCGCTCCCGTTTAGGCTGGGGCTTGGTTGCCGATATCCACCCCACCACTTATGAATTGCGCCTCAGCATCGTTCAAGCAAAAAGTGAACTTTTAAAAAGTAACGTTCCTTTAAATGTGTTGGAATTTTTAGCTAAAAAAATAACCTCTAATGTCCGGGAATTGGAAGGCGCCCTTAACCGGGTGGTGGCCCATGCAGCCTTGGTGAATACCCCCATTACGATTGAGGGGACCCAAGAATTGTTGCGTGATTTATTAAAACAAACTGAAAAACAACTAACCATTGAAGATATCCAGAAAAAAGTATCCGAACATTATCATGTGAAGATCATCCAAATGCACTCCCCCTCACGTGCCCGCAATATTGCCCGGCCCCGCCAAGTGGCCATGTATTTGGCGAAACAATTGACCGTATGTTCCTTGCCAGAAATAGGCAAGAAATTCGGCGGGCGTGACCACACCACCGTTTTGCACGCCGTTAAAAAGGTGGAAGAACTTTGCGGGCAAGATAAAAGTTTCGCTGAAGACGTTGAAATTTTAAGAAGATCCCTTTAATTTATCCTCTCCGGCAATGGGCTGCCGAACCATTTTTGAAAGCGGCATCCTCGCTTTTTCACCCAAAGAGAACCGTCTTTGATGATCCATTAAACATGCTTGCTTTCTTTAAAAAGACCTTCTAATTTAGGTGGCAACTATTCATTATTATTTTCGGCTTGCGACAGGGATCAATTGAATAACATCATGAAATTAACCATTGAAAAAAATATCTTCCTGAAAGCATTAACCCATATTCAAAGTGTTGTTGAACGCCGCACCACAATTCCCATACTTTCCCATTTATTATTAGAGGCCAAAAACAATCAATTGCAGCTCACCGCAACCGACTTGGATTTAACGGTAACGGAGGCAGTGCCTGCAACTGTGACTGCCCCTGGCCAAATTACTACCCCAGCCCATATTCTTTATGATATTGTCCGCAAACTACCGGACGCCAACCAATTATCCCTAGAATGGCAGCAAAATGGGGCGCTTTCTTTGCAAGCAGGCCGGTCAAGATTTTCGCTGCCAACATTGCCACGCGAAGATTTTCCGCTTTCCGCCCAAACGGATATGCCCTGCGTCTTTCAAATACCTGCTATCCAGTTTTTGAAACTATTAACGCAAACTAGTTTTGCAATGTCCAATGAGGAAACACGCTATTATTTGAATGGTATTTTCTTGCATGTTGGGCCAAGTCAACTATATGCGCCCAAATCGTTAAAGGCTGTGGCAACGGATGGCCACCGTTTGGCGCGCGCTGAAACAGTTTTGCCTGCCAAGGCCGAACAAATGCCTGGCGTCGTCATTCCACGCAAAACGGTACAGGAATTGATGAAATTGCTGGAGCATGAGGATCATTCGGTGACAATCGGCCTGTCGCCACAACGGATGACGGTGACTTTCAAACAGGTTTCCCTATCTTCCAAATTGATTGATGGGAATTTCCCCGATTATGAAAGGGTGATCCCAACCAATAACCAACAAATAATTGAAGCTGACCGCTTGGCGTTTGCAGCCGCGGTTGATCGCGTTGCCACCATTTGCAGCGATAAGTTACGCAGCATTAAATTACAAGTGCAGAAAAATAACCTCGTATTTTCAGCCGCCAGCACTGACATGGGCAGTGCGATTGAGGAAATTGAAGCAAAATACCAAGGTTCAGCGTTTGATATTGGCTTTAATGCCAAATATTTGGCTGATATCATGCAACAAATGACAGGTAAGAAAGCCAAAATTGCCTTATCTGATGCTTCTTCCCCTGTCCTCATCAGCAACCCCGAAGATATTGCCGCCACCTATGTTTTAATGCCGATGCGCATATAAATCTTTGTTTTTGGCGATCATGTCTTTTGTCCCGGCAATCCGCCAACTTAATTTAACAAATTACCGTAATTATTCCCGTCTGGCTTTAGCAATTGAAGCAGCACCCGTTGTCTTAATTGGGGCGAATGGTGCTGGTAAAAGTAATTTATTAGAAGCCTTATCTTTTTTTGTGCCCGGTCGGGGACTCCGCCAAGCCAAATTACCCGACATCAGTTGCCGCTCATCCGCCCCTTGCGGTTGGACAATTGCAGCAGTTTTAGAAAATCTTCAAGGTAGCATCACGATTGGCACGGCTTATGAAATAGATAAGCCGGTACGCCGCCATATCCGCATCGATGGTCAGACCCAACGCGATCAATCAACGCTTTTATCTATTTTATCCATGATCTGGCTAACCCCCCAGATGGACACATTGTTTTTAGAGGCATTTAGTGAACGACGGCGCTTTTTTGACCGGTTGGTTTATAGCCATTATCCATCCCACGCCGATTTATTAACCGAATACCAAAATTTGCTGAAAGAACGTTTAAAGGTATTGCTGGAATATGGCATCGCCCACCCCTGGCTAAATGGCTTGGAGCAACAAATGTCGGAACATGCTGTTGCTATTGCCTCCGCCCGCTTGCAGCATTTAAAGGAATTACAAAATTTCTTTTTGCAAGACGAGGCTTTCCCACAGGCTACCATGGCTATCCAAGGAACGGTGGAGACATCTCTGCAACACTCCCCTGCCCTTAAGGTTGAAGAGGATTTGCAAGAAATTTGGGCACAGTCGCGCAAACGCGATCAAATCACGGGCATGACCCATATCGGCCCGCAACGCAGCGATTTTATGGTGCATGATTTGATCAGCGGCACACCTGCCGAATCCTGTTCAACCGGTGAGCAAAAAATGCTTTTGCTGTCGATTTTACTCGCGCAGGCAAATTGGCAAAAACAGCATCAAAACTTATCACCAATCCTTTTATTGGATGAAGTGGCAGCCCATCTCGACCCCCAAAAAAGGGAGCGTTTTTTTAACCATCTTATCAAGTTGCAAAGCCAA is a genomic window of Rhodospirillaceae bacterium containing:
- a CDS encoding HesA/MoeB/ThiF family protein, translating into MIPPLNDQQLERYSRQIILDEIGEEGQQRLLGAKVLVIGAGGLGSPVLLYLAAAGIGQLGVVDDDVVDRSNLQRQIIHTTARIGQNKAYSAAQTLGSLNPDIQLHIHPERITAQNIRPIFSPYDLIIDGSDNFPTRYLVHDVCFFLGKPLLSAALLRFEGQITTWKGYLGHPHPCYRCLFPEAPATGTVPRCQTAGILGSVAATLGSMLATETVKEILGLGTSLSGLMLLYDALEPSVQQIRLEKQSSCHFCNRPQSWQNILKEEKQRIDGCQIP
- a CDS encoding DNA polymerase III subunit beta — protein: MKLTIEKNIFLKALTHIQSVVERRTTIPILSHLLLEAKNNQLQLTATDLDLTVTEAVPATVTAPGQITTPAHILYDIVRKLPDANQLSLEWQQNGALSLQAGRSRFSLPTLPREDFPLSAQTDMPCVFQIPAIQFLKLLTQTSFAMSNEETRYYLNGIFLHVGPSQLYAPKSLKAVATDGHRLARAETVLPAKAEQMPGVVIPRKTVQELMKLLEHEDHSVTIGLSPQRMTVTFKQVSLSSKLIDGNFPDYERVIPTNNQQIIEADRLAFAAAVDRVATICSDKLRSIKLQVQKNNLVFSAASTDMGSAIEEIEAKYQGSAFDIGFNAKYLADIMQQMTGKKAKIALSDASSPVLISNPEDIAATYVLMPMRI
- the dut gene encoding dUTP diphosphatase; this translates as MPLPTVKIPIQRLPHGKHLALPQPATTQSAGMDLCAAIDKPITIQPGKRALVPTGIAIALPADCEAQIRPRSGLALKHGVTILNSPGTIDADYRGEIGVILINHGEQPFVVEPGQRIAQMVIAVYQRAIWQEAEELSNTERGTGGFGSTGVQHPRLKT
- the rpsT gene encoding 30S ribosomal protein S20, producing MAHSLSAKKRIRQTLKRTEINKSNTSRMRTFVKKVETAIAGQNKDEARQALQEAQPEIHRSVTKGILHRNTAARKLSRLSARIKALS
- a CDS encoding rhodanese-like domain-containing protein, with translation MYAGDLTPKQAWEYLLSNPSVELVDVRTDGEWLQDGVPDLSALNRPVHFLSWNAKALEKPSYFIQALQELSFTSTTPLLFLCRSGGRSKSAAFLASNNGFSKAYNIQGGFLGHLSSFAHEASTPGWKQQGLPWGLHKNG
- the dnaA gene encoding chromosomal replication initiator protein DnaA, producing the protein MVENLTAIRDHKVTLIASQWEKIQGRMRKEFGDVIYRSWLKPLSLLSRDGGSVRLSVSTRFIRDWVTSHYLEKLRQLWIVEDASVKDVAIVLEDSPHRNIDQSAQLNAEDPVGQSYAQGHLQVIQGSVNKTSPSSLLSTQQHREELGVRLDPRFTFDHFIVGKSNELAYSAARRVAESATVSYNPLFLYGGVGLGKTHLMHAIAWHIRQISPERRVLYMSAEKFMYQFIKALRHKDTFSFKEEFRSVDVLMIDDVQFICGKDSTQEEFFHTFNELVDKNHQVVVSADKSPANLEGLEERMRSRLGWGLVADIHPTTYELRLSIVQAKSELLKSNVPLNVLEFLAKKITSNVRELEGALNRVVAHAALVNTPITIEGTQELLRDLLKQTEKQLTIEDIQKKVSEHYHVKIIQMHSPSRARNIARPRQVAMYLAKQLTVCSLPEIGKKFGGRDHTTVLHAVKKVEELCGQDKSFAEDVEILRRSL
- the recF gene encoding DNA replication/repair protein RecF yields the protein MSFVPAIRQLNLTNYRNYSRLALAIEAAPVVLIGANGAGKSNLLEALSFFVPGRGLRQAKLPDISCRSSAPCGWTIAAVLENLQGSITIGTAYEIDKPVRRHIRIDGQTQRDQSTLLSILSMIWLTPQMDTLFLEAFSERRRFFDRLVYSHYPSHADLLTEYQNLLKERLKVLLEYGIAHPWLNGLEQQMSEHAVAIASARLQHLKELQNFFLQDEAFPQATMAIQGTVETSLQHSPALKVEEDLQEIWAQSRKRDQITGMTHIGPQRSDFMVHDLISGTPAESCSTGEQKMLLLSILLAQANWQKQHQNLSPILLLDEVAAHLDPQKRERFFNHLIKLQSQFWLSGTEMEPFSSLKGKAQFFDVEKGLVKSRNM